The Catenulispora sp. EB89 genome has a segment encoding these proteins:
- a CDS encoding GNAT family N-acetyltransferase: protein MVVVTTTGVWTVRRAGVEQPDAAELLYAYYDELVSRYQGRPSLPGEVDGVMLDEPNDDLAVFFVASLDGEPAGCVGIRMLAPDLAELTRMYVRPRFRRAGGGRLLLGAADGAAVELGASVIRLDTRHDLVEARAMYARYGYREIAAYNDSRYADHWFEKSLTAGAGPGSVSSASQTD from the coding sequence ATGGTCGTCGTGACGACGACAGGTGTGTGGACGGTGCGGCGCGCCGGTGTTGAGCAGCCCGACGCGGCCGAGCTGTTGTACGCGTACTACGACGAGTTGGTGAGCCGGTACCAGGGACGGCCGAGCCTGCCCGGCGAGGTGGACGGCGTGATGCTCGACGAGCCCAACGACGATCTGGCGGTGTTCTTCGTGGCGAGCCTCGACGGCGAGCCGGCGGGGTGCGTCGGGATCCGGATGCTCGCGCCGGATCTGGCGGAGCTGACCCGGATGTACGTCCGGCCGCGGTTCCGCCGGGCCGGGGGCGGGCGGCTGCTGCTCGGTGCGGCCGACGGGGCCGCGGTGGAGCTGGGTGCGAGCGTCATCCGGCTGGACACGCGGCACGACTTGGTGGAGGCGCGGGCGATGTACGCGCGGTACGGCTATCGCGAGATCGCGGCGTACAACGACAGCCGGTATGCGGATCACTGGTTCGAGAAGAGCCTGACCGCGGGTGCGGGCCCTGGATCCGTTAGCAGCGCTTCACAGACTGATTAG
- a CDS encoding MBL fold metallo-hydrolase — MQLTKHAHACVSLVGDRGRIVIDPGALTPDADAAVAAAEAVLITHEHFDHFDEELIAKALEARPELRVYGPESVVGRWTQARRGQVTAVVAGDEFTVGGFQVAVFGDLHALIHRDMPRVTNVGYFLDGRVYHPGDAYHVPDASVETLLLPTSGPWTKVGEAVDYVREVAPKQAFQIHELLLSELGQQYAVRMLGPGGLTEVPLAIIPVGDTVTV; from the coding sequence ATGCAGCTGACCAAACACGCCCACGCCTGCGTCTCGCTGGTCGGCGACCGGGGCCGCATCGTCATCGACCCGGGGGCGCTCACCCCCGACGCGGACGCCGCGGTGGCCGCCGCCGAGGCCGTCCTGATCACCCACGAGCACTTCGACCACTTCGACGAGGAGCTGATCGCCAAGGCCCTGGAAGCCCGTCCCGAACTGCGGGTCTACGGTCCGGAGAGCGTGGTCGGCCGCTGGACGCAGGCCCGGCGCGGCCAGGTCACCGCGGTCGTGGCCGGCGACGAGTTCACCGTCGGCGGCTTCCAGGTCGCGGTGTTCGGCGATCTGCACGCCCTGATCCACCGCGACATGCCGCGCGTGACGAACGTCGGCTACTTCCTCGACGGCCGCGTCTACCACCCCGGCGACGCCTACCACGTCCCGGACGCGTCGGTGGAGACGCTGCTGCTGCCGACCAGCGGGCCGTGGACCAAGGTCGGCGAGGCCGTGGACTACGTCCGCGAGGTCGCGCCGAAGCAGGCCTTCCAGATCCACGAACTGCTGCTCAGCGAGCTCGGGCAGCAGTACGCGGTCCGCATGCTCGGCCCGGGCGGACTGACCGAGGTCCCGCTGGCGATCATCCCGGTCGGCGACACCGTCACCGTGTGA
- a CDS encoding GNAT family N-acetyltransferase codes for MILTDSPTSADLAAISDALDRFNVEATGVDDRRPLAVLLRDPGTGDVVGGLSGRTSLGLFFVDLFFVPKDLRGNGLGAEILRRAEDEARARGCCAAVLYTISFQAPEFYRKQGWTVFGEVPCDPPGTSRVFMTKELG; via the coding sequence ATGATCCTCACCGACAGTCCCACCTCCGCCGACCTGGCGGCGATCTCCGACGCCCTGGACCGTTTCAACGTCGAAGCGACCGGCGTCGACGACCGCAGGCCGCTGGCCGTCCTGCTGCGCGATCCCGGGACCGGCGACGTGGTCGGCGGCCTGTCGGGGCGCACGTCGCTCGGGCTGTTCTTCGTGGATCTCTTCTTCGTGCCGAAGGACTTGCGCGGGAACGGCCTCGGCGCCGAGATCCTGCGCCGGGCCGAGGACGAGGCCCGGGCTCGCGGCTGCTGCGCCGCCGTGCTGTACACGATCAGCTTCCAGGCTCCGGAGTTCTACCGGAAGCAGGGCTGGACGGTGTTCGGCGAGGTGCCGTGCGATCCGCCGGGGACCAGCCGGGTCTTCATGACGAAGGAGCTCGGCTGA
- a CDS encoding LysR family transcriptional regulator — protein sequence MDLDLAQVRAFVAAADLLHFGQAAEQLAVSQQALSKRIARLEGELGVQLFLRGGHAVELTEAGRRFLEPARQTLAHGDRAVAAARHVDRPLRIDYWGHLFAPMRTLAPVIDQVGPVLAVETGPGRDLPGVLDGLARSATDVGFGRVHGVGGAREAGYTHRLVRLEPVDVVVGVDHRLADRSEVRPDELRDSILFCPAALERLDFYQRFAEHFDIRSESGTANLGIDHFLEQVAADPARFALVPADLELPERTRVRSVPLVGPTPLYAWSLVWRAADPHPGVEPLLRAFADVGGRSRWLEYRPGRDWLPAGDVSEVEDSNG from the coding sequence ATGGATCTTGACCTGGCGCAGGTGCGGGCCTTCGTCGCGGCGGCCGACCTGCTGCATTTCGGGCAGGCCGCCGAGCAACTCGCGGTGAGCCAGCAGGCGCTGTCCAAGCGGATCGCCCGGTTGGAAGGCGAGCTGGGAGTGCAGCTGTTCCTGCGCGGCGGGCACGCGGTCGAGCTGACGGAGGCCGGGCGCCGTTTCCTGGAGCCCGCGCGCCAGACGCTGGCACACGGCGACCGCGCGGTGGCGGCGGCCCGGCACGTCGACCGGCCGCTGCGGATCGACTACTGGGGCCACCTGTTCGCGCCGATGCGGACGCTGGCGCCGGTGATCGACCAGGTGGGGCCGGTGCTCGCGGTCGAGACCGGGCCGGGGCGCGACCTGCCCGGCGTCCTGGACGGCCTGGCACGGAGCGCCACCGACGTCGGATTCGGGCGGGTGCACGGGGTCGGCGGGGCGCGGGAGGCCGGGTACACGCACCGCCTGGTGCGGTTGGAGCCGGTGGACGTCGTGGTCGGTGTGGACCATCGGCTCGCGGACCGTTCCGAGGTCCGGCCGGACGAGCTGCGTGACAGCATCCTGTTTTGCCCGGCAGCACTGGAACGACTGGACTTCTACCAACGGTTCGCAGAGCACTTCGACATCCGCTCCGAGTCCGGCACGGCGAACCTCGGCATCGACCACTTCCTGGAGCAGGTAGCGGCCGATCCGGCGCGGTTCGCGCTGGTGCCGGCGGATCTGGAGCTACCGGAACGCACCCGGGTCCGGTCCGTGCCGCTGGTCGGGCCGACTCCGCTCTACGCGTGGTCGCTGGTGTGGCGGGCGGCGGACCCGCATCCGGGCGTCGAGCCGCTGCTGCGCGCGTTCGCCGACGTCGGCGGCCGGAGCCGGTGGCTGGAGTACCGGCCGGGGCGCGACTGGCTGCCGGCCGGCGATGTCTCAGAGGTCGAAGACAGCAACGGCTAA
- a CDS encoding nuclear transport factor 2 family protein, with protein sequence MSTITDPKSVVVRYVEAVRDGDGPTIVDSFAEDATWLYPGSLPISGLWEGRDAIITDFLGGMGRYLDTSAPVVIELVNAFADGEQVLAEWTSKATAASGAVYDNRCAAVFTVRDGKITSVKEYADTHHVADVLFPSV encoded by the coding sequence ATGAGCACCATTACCGACCCGAAGTCCGTCGTCGTCCGCTACGTGGAGGCCGTTCGCGACGGCGACGGCCCGACCATCGTCGACAGCTTCGCCGAGGACGCCACCTGGCTGTACCCGGGCAGCCTGCCGATCTCCGGCCTGTGGGAGGGCCGGGACGCGATCATCACCGACTTCCTCGGCGGTATGGGCCGCTACCTGGACACCTCGGCACCGGTGGTGATCGAGCTCGTCAACGCCTTCGCCGACGGCGAGCAGGTGCTGGCGGAGTGGACGTCGAAGGCGACCGCGGCCAGCGGCGCGGTGTACGACAACCGCTGCGCGGCGGTGTTCACGGTCCGGGACGGGAAGATCACGTCGGTGAAGGAGTACGCGGACACGCACCACGTCGCCGACGTGCTCTTCCCGTCGGTCTGA
- a CDS encoding serine/threonine-protein kinase translates to MEALEPQDPRRVGAYRLVARLGGGGMGQVFLGRTAGGRTVAVKLVRREYAADEDFRRRFRQEVAAARRVGGRGSVPVLDADTEGPVPWVATGYVAGPDLRSAVRAFGPLPGVTIRALGTGLAEALSTVHGLGLVHRDVKPPNVLLALDGPRLIDFGIARALDGETSALTRTGMLIGSPGYVSPEQAAGRPAGPASDVFALGAVLAFAATGRAPFGEEVGAPVLLYRVLHEEPDLAGLPEAFREVVLACLAKDPARRPGLGEVGERLRAVGAFGAGEQGGWLPPSIAEAVGRLATQVLDFESPETGSQGTFTATMPGLP, encoded by the coding sequence ATGGAAGCACTCGAACCGCAGGATCCGCGGCGGGTCGGCGCCTACCGCTTGGTGGCGCGGCTCGGCGGCGGGGGGATGGGCCAGGTCTTTCTGGGGCGTACCGCCGGCGGGCGCACGGTCGCCGTCAAGCTGGTCCGCCGCGAGTACGCCGCCGATGAGGACTTCCGGCGGCGGTTCCGGCAGGAGGTCGCGGCCGCGCGGCGGGTCGGCGGGCGGGGATCGGTGCCGGTGCTCGACGCCGACACCGAGGGGCCGGTGCCGTGGGTCGCGACGGGCTACGTCGCGGGGCCCGATCTGCGCAGCGCGGTTCGCGCCTTCGGGCCGCTGCCCGGGGTCACGATCCGCGCGCTGGGCACGGGCCTGGCCGAAGCGCTGTCGACGGTGCACGGTCTGGGCCTGGTCCACCGCGACGTGAAGCCGCCGAACGTGCTGCTGGCGCTGGACGGACCGCGGCTGATCGACTTCGGCATCGCGCGGGCGCTCGACGGCGAGACCAGCGCGCTGACCCGCACCGGGATGCTGATCGGGTCGCCGGGATACGTGTCCCCGGAGCAGGCGGCGGGACGCCCGGCGGGACCGGCGAGCGACGTCTTCGCCCTCGGCGCGGTGCTGGCGTTCGCCGCGACCGGCCGCGCGCCGTTCGGCGAGGAGGTCGGAGCGCCGGTGCTGCTGTATCGGGTGCTGCACGAGGAACCGGATCTGGCGGGACTGCCGGAGGCGTTCCGCGAGGTGGTCCTGGCGTGTCTGGCGAAGGATCCGGCTCGGCGGCCGGGGCTCGGGGAGGTCGGCGAGCGCCTGCGGGCCGTCGGGGCGTTCGGGGCGGGCGAGCAGGGCGGGTGGCTGCCGCCGAGTATCGCTGAGGCTGTGGGGCGGCTGGCTACGCAGGTTCTTGATTTCGAGAGTCCGGAGACCGGGTCGCAGGGCACGTTCACGGCCACGATGCCGGGGCTGCCCTGA
- a CDS encoding zinc-binding dehydrogenase, translating into MKAMTATGRTGRSEPSVELAAVDQPQPRPNEALVKVEAYSVNRGETFQLEAPRPDWRPGKDVAGLVVQAAADGSGPAVGTRVVGHPPQGGWAEYVAVPTDSLAELTDEVSAVTAAALPLAGLTALRLLRVTASAGGRRVLITGASGGVGHYFVELAAAAGLEITAVSSSPERGARLLELGAVRVVRTIDDAEGPFDVVLESTGGPNLPVALAKVARRGTLIWFGQASRQPVTLDFFDFFAGPESAAIRHFHYADSDTTYGQDLRTLVRLVAAGRLHPEIGLVADWSGTADVLTRLRDRGVRGNAVLTIA; encoded by the coding sequence ATGAAGGCCATGACAGCCACCGGCCGGACCGGCCGGTCCGAGCCGTCCGTCGAACTCGCCGCGGTGGACCAGCCGCAGCCGCGTCCGAACGAGGCGCTGGTCAAGGTCGAGGCGTACTCCGTCAACCGCGGCGAGACCTTCCAACTGGAGGCGCCGCGCCCGGACTGGCGCCCCGGCAAGGACGTCGCGGGCCTCGTGGTCCAGGCCGCCGCCGACGGCTCCGGCCCGGCGGTCGGCACCCGCGTCGTCGGGCATCCGCCGCAGGGCGGCTGGGCCGAATACGTCGCGGTCCCGACCGATTCCCTGGCCGAACTGACCGACGAGGTGTCGGCGGTCACCGCCGCCGCGCTTCCGCTGGCCGGTCTCACCGCGCTGCGCCTGCTGCGCGTCACGGCGTCGGCCGGCGGTCGCAGGGTCCTGATCACGGGCGCGTCCGGCGGCGTCGGCCACTACTTCGTGGAGCTCGCCGCTGCGGCAGGTCTGGAGATCACCGCGGTCAGCTCTTCGCCCGAACGCGGTGCCCGGCTGCTGGAGCTCGGCGCGGTCCGGGTCGTGCGCACGATCGACGATGCCGAGGGGCCCTTCGACGTGGTGCTGGAGTCCACCGGCGGCCCGAACCTGCCGGTGGCGCTGGCGAAGGTGGCTCGGCGCGGAACGCTGATCTGGTTCGGCCAGGCCAGCCGGCAGCCCGTGACGCTCGACTTCTTCGACTTCTTCGCCGGTCCCGAATCGGCCGCCATCCGGCACTTCCACTACGCCGACTCGGACACGACCTACGGACAGGACCTGCGGACGTTGGTACGCCTCGTCGCCGCCGGCCGCCTGCACCCCGAGATCGGCCTGGTCGCCGACTGGAGCGGGACCGCCGACGTCCTGACCCGCTTGCGGGACCGGGGCGTGCGCGGCAATGCGGTTCTCACCATCGCCTGA
- a CDS encoding VOC family protein, with the protein MTTESTTAQPTNTTNTAATPTTASETTPPPQVWPTLRATDAPALIRFLTEAFGFEATVVYQDGDQVHHAELAWPEGGGVMLGSARASDGDAWPLAPGTFGAYVVTDHPDEVFARAEAAGAEILQELYETDYGSRDFRARDPEGNRWSFGTYRGHPRAGA; encoded by the coding sequence ATGACCACCGAATCCACCACCGCGCAGCCCACGAACACCACAAACACCGCGGCCACGCCCACCACGGCCTCCGAGACAACACCGCCGCCGCAGGTCTGGCCCACCCTCCGGGCGACCGACGCCCCCGCCCTGATCCGCTTCCTCACCGAGGCCTTCGGCTTCGAGGCGACCGTCGTCTACCAGGACGGCGACCAGGTCCACCACGCCGAGCTGGCCTGGCCCGAGGGCGGCGGCGTGATGCTCGGCTCGGCCAGGGCCTCGGACGGCGACGCCTGGCCGCTGGCCCCCGGCACGTTCGGCGCCTACGTCGTGACCGACCACCCGGACGAGGTGTTCGCCCGCGCCGAGGCCGCCGGTGCCGAGATCCTGCAGGAGCTGTACGAGACCGACTACGGCTCCCGCGACTTCCGGGCCCGGGACCCGGAGGGGAACCGCTGGTCGTTCGGGACGTATCGCGGCCATCCGCGCGCGGGCGCGTAG
- a CDS encoding ArsR/SmtB family transcription factor — MDDQRAARDVGVDLAAVARLLADGTRAAFCLALLDGRAWTATELARYGGVTQSTATSHLNLLVDGGLLVEERHGRHRYLRMADRRVFELIEGLAELAPRRPVRPRSLTVASRQEALLTARLCYDHLAGTVALAVKDALVERGLLDWDPEPGLTDAGKAWLAEVGIAVPASRRPSVRACLDWTERRTHLSGAVGGALCSHMLAAGWVRRVGTTRALAVTPDGRRALHAHLGLTLDEPIR; from the coding sequence ATGGACGACCAGCGCGCGGCCCGGGACGTCGGGGTGGACCTGGCGGCGGTGGCGCGGCTGCTCGCCGACGGGACGCGCGCCGCCTTCTGCCTGGCGCTGCTCGACGGCCGCGCCTGGACCGCGACCGAGCTCGCACGCTACGGCGGCGTCACGCAGTCGACCGCGACGTCGCACCTGAACCTGCTCGTCGACGGCGGACTCCTGGTCGAGGAGCGGCACGGCCGTCACCGCTACCTGCGGATGGCCGACCGGCGCGTCTTCGAGCTGATCGAGGGCTTGGCCGAGTTGGCGCCGCGGCGGCCGGTCCGGCCGCGGTCGCTGACGGTCGCGAGCCGGCAGGAGGCGCTGCTCACCGCGCGCCTGTGTTACGACCATCTCGCCGGAACGGTCGCGCTGGCGGTGAAGGACGCGTTGGTGGAGCGCGGGCTGCTCGACTGGGATCCCGAACCAGGGCTGACCGACGCGGGGAAAGCGTGGCTCGCCGAGGTCGGGATCGCAGTGCCGGCCTCGCGTCGTCCGTCGGTGCGCGCGTGCCTGGACTGGACCGAGCGGCGCACGCATCTGTCCGGCGCGGTCGGCGGCGCTCTGTGCAGCCACATGCTCGCCGCCGGCTGGGTGCGGCGGGTGGGCACGACGCGCGCGCTCGCCGTGACCCCCGACGGCAGGCGGGCGCTGCACGCGCACCTTGGTCTGACGCTGGACGAGCCCATCCGTTAG
- a CDS encoding nuclear transport factor 2 family protein codes for MQLSPAQMFHHRWCAALAAGDAATIRDMFHPDAVQVSTATGQVLTGVEQIGGTLEQLFAVAGPIATSGVESFVDLGDAFCVESVQSTAYAQVFSYDVFVIDAGRIRFHATGSIAPRSLSPLPQPTGPTPGQDVYRRYWAATSAQDPNGLAGVFAPDLRFSNAGSVVYGRDASIGGIQRFWASGLGSVLKTVSRFVEAPGALCVEATASVGGQGGRLDITYYEVWMLRQGPTSNQGQISHLIRGLINPRPDELKQIMQKVADANSRAVQDFAQSVMMRNAMQVRW; via the coding sequence ATGCAGCTGAGTCCTGCGCAGATGTTCCACCATCGGTGGTGTGCGGCGCTGGCCGCCGGGGACGCGGCGACGATCCGGGACATGTTCCACCCCGACGCCGTGCAGGTCTCGACGGCGACCGGCCAGGTGCTGACCGGCGTGGAACAGATCGGCGGCACGCTGGAGCAGCTGTTCGCCGTGGCCGGGCCGATCGCGACGTCCGGGGTCGAGAGCTTCGTCGATCTCGGCGACGCCTTCTGCGTGGAATCGGTGCAGTCGACGGCCTACGCGCAGGTTTTCAGCTACGACGTCTTCGTGATCGACGCCGGCCGGATCCGCTTCCACGCGACCGGAAGCATCGCACCGCGTTCCCTGTCGCCGCTTCCCCAGCCCACGGGCCCCACGCCGGGACAGGACGTGTACCGGCGCTACTGGGCCGCGACCAGCGCGCAGGATCCGAACGGCCTGGCCGGCGTGTTCGCCCCGGACCTGAGGTTCTCCAACGCGGGCAGCGTGGTCTACGGCCGGGACGCTTCGATCGGCGGGATCCAGCGTTTCTGGGCCAGCGGCTTGGGGTCGGTGCTGAAGACGGTGTCGCGGTTCGTCGAGGCGCCTGGGGCGTTGTGCGTGGAGGCGACTGCCAGCGTCGGCGGCCAGGGCGGGAGGCTGGACATCACGTACTACGAGGTCTGGATGCTCCGGCAAGGGCCGACTTCAAATCAGGGACAAATAAGCCATCTCATCAGGGGGCTGATCAACCCGCGGCCCGACGAGCTGAAGCAGATCATGCAGAAGGTGGCCGACGCCAACTCTCGAGCCGTGCAGGACTTCGCGCAGTCGGTGATGATGCGCAACGCCATGCAGGTCCGCTGGTAG
- a CDS encoding helix-turn-helix domain-containing protein has product MGPETAAGGAGVVDESVRAAPGDAVRPLVGWYSGYRQAGVPPMRHRGLPSPFMTLILTIDDPLTVLAHPDPGQAPGDFRLLLGGLHTAPALITHGGRQSGVQIALSPLAARTVLGMPAGELAEIDVAADAVLGHDIVDAHDRLRAAEDWPARFAAVDDWLGAVAAKNAERAETAIPAELTHAWRLLLRSGGTLPIAELAEELGWSARRLSGRFTAEFGLTPKAAARVIRFDRVRRRLTDRARSGPIDVWPDADHRRGPKPGLGSGSARGLGLADLAVESGYYDQAHLDREFNALAGCPPVRWLAEEFRNIQSGAALGE; this is encoded by the coding sequence GTGGGTCCGGAGACCGCCGCCGGCGGTGCGGGTGTCGTCGACGAATCGGTGCGCGCGGCGCCCGGGGACGCGGTGCGCCCTTTGGTCGGCTGGTATTCGGGGTATCGGCAGGCGGGGGTTCCGCCGATGCGGCACCGGGGGCTGCCGTCGCCGTTCATGACCCTCATCCTCACCATCGACGATCCGCTGACCGTGCTCGCGCATCCGGATCCGGGGCAGGCGCCGGGCGACTTCCGACTGCTGCTCGGCGGGTTGCACACGGCTCCCGCGCTGATCACGCACGGCGGACGGCAGTCCGGTGTGCAGATCGCGCTGAGTCCGTTGGCTGCGCGCACGGTGTTGGGCATGCCGGCCGGGGAGTTGGCCGAGATCGACGTGGCGGCGGACGCCGTGCTCGGGCACGACATCGTGGACGCCCACGACCGGCTCAGGGCTGCCGAGGATTGGCCGGCGCGGTTCGCGGCGGTGGACGACTGGCTCGGCGCGGTGGCCGCGAAGAACGCCGAGCGAGCGGAGACGGCGATCCCCGCCGAGCTGACGCACGCGTGGCGCCTGCTTCTCCGCTCGGGCGGCACGCTGCCGATCGCCGAGCTGGCCGAGGAGCTGGGCTGGAGCGCGCGCCGCCTGTCCGGACGCTTCACCGCCGAGTTCGGGCTCACGCCCAAGGCCGCGGCCCGGGTGATCCGGTTCGACCGGGTGCGGCGGCGGCTGACGGACCGGGCTCGCAGCGGGCCGATCGATGTGTGGCCGGACGCCGACCACCGACGCGGTCCCAAACCAGGCCTGGGATCGGGATCGGCACGCGGCCTCGGTCTGGCGGATCTCGCGGTCGAGTCCGGCTACTACGACCAGGCCCACCTGGACCGCGAGTTCAACGCCCTGGCCGGATGCCCGCCGGTCCGCTGGCTGGCCGAGGAGTTCCGAAATATCCAATCGGGCGCCGCACTCGGCGAGTGA
- a CDS encoding discoidin domain-containing protein → MTVTRRRFLTTAAAGSAAALFAGPELLAAPAASAASPAGDVVGKITVGYQGWFACAGDGAPINGWWHWSQNWAQTPSPSNNVIKAWPDMREYTHAYQTAYSNLGNGQPATLFSSYDQQTVDTHFLWMQQNGCDTAALQRFNPNSSEGPTRDAMATKVRSSAETHGRKFYIMYDVTGWTNMQSEIKADWTNKMAALTASSAYARQSGQPVVGIWGFGFNDNNHPWDAPTCLDVVTWFKNQGCYVMGGVPREWRTGTGGSRAGYSGVYHAFNMLSPWMVGAIGTAADSDNAYTTYTVPDLADCTANNVDYQPCVLPGDVSGRQRVHGDFMWRQFYNMARAGTQSIYISMFDEFGEGNQIAKTAENQSMSPTGSGLLALDEDGTACSSDYYLRLTADGGRMLKGQIAVTATRPTQPVVSSGGGSGNLALGKATSASGTSQNFVPANAVDGDPNTYWESVNNAFPQWFQVDLGSAASVGSVVMKLPASWGARTQTLTLAGSTDGSTFTTLAGPAGYTFDPSTGNTVTVNVGTASARYLRATFTANTGWPAGQLSEFQVFAPTGGGDTTPPTAPTNLAVTGHNSTSVSLSWTASTDNVGVTGYQVRVNGTTSVTTTGTSTTVGGLSPSTTYTFTVVATDAAGNLSQPSASVSATTDAASNSNLALGKATSESGHTQSYASSNTVDGNANTYWESVDNAFPQWLMVDLGAVTSVSRIVLKLPPATAWAARTQTLTVTGGADSSASSTLVGSAGYLFDPATGNTVTITFPASSVRYVRLTFTANTGWPAGQISEFEVYAS, encoded by the coding sequence ATGACGGTCACACGCCGAAGATTCCTCACCACCGCCGCGGCCGGCTCGGCCGCGGCCCTGTTCGCCGGACCGGAGCTGCTGGCCGCGCCGGCGGCGAGCGCGGCGAGCCCGGCCGGCGACGTCGTCGGCAAGATCACGGTGGGCTACCAGGGGTGGTTCGCCTGCGCCGGCGACGGGGCGCCGATCAACGGCTGGTGGCACTGGTCGCAGAACTGGGCGCAGACGCCGTCGCCGAGCAACAACGTCATCAAGGCGTGGCCGGACATGCGCGAGTACACGCACGCGTACCAGACCGCGTACTCGAACCTCGGCAACGGCCAGCCCGCGACCCTGTTCTCGTCGTACGACCAGCAGACCGTCGACACCCACTTCCTGTGGATGCAGCAGAACGGCTGCGACACCGCTGCCTTGCAGCGCTTCAACCCGAACAGCTCCGAGGGCCCGACCCGGGACGCGATGGCGACGAAGGTGCGCTCGTCGGCGGAGACCCACGGCCGCAAGTTCTACATCATGTACGATGTCACCGGCTGGACGAACATGCAGTCGGAGATCAAGGCCGACTGGACCAACAAAATGGCGGCGCTCACCGCCTCTTCGGCCTACGCGCGCCAGAGCGGCCAGCCGGTCGTGGGCATCTGGGGCTTCGGCTTCAACGACAACAACCACCCGTGGGACGCCCCGACCTGTCTGGACGTGGTCACCTGGTTCAAGAATCAGGGCTGTTACGTGATGGGCGGTGTGCCGCGCGAGTGGCGCACCGGCACCGGCGGCTCGCGCGCCGGCTACAGCGGCGTCTACCACGCCTTCAACATGCTCTCGCCGTGGATGGTCGGCGCGATCGGCACCGCGGCCGACTCCGACAACGCCTACACCACCTACACCGTGCCGGACCTGGCCGACTGCACCGCGAACAACGTCGACTACCAGCCGTGCGTCCTACCCGGCGACGTCTCCGGACGCCAGCGCGTGCACGGCGACTTCATGTGGCGGCAGTTCTACAACATGGCGCGCGCCGGAACGCAGAGCATTTACATCTCGATGTTCGACGAGTTCGGCGAGGGCAACCAGATCGCCAAGACCGCGGAGAACCAGTCGATGTCCCCGACCGGCTCCGGCCTGCTGGCCCTGGACGAGGACGGGACCGCCTGCTCGTCGGACTACTACCTGCGGCTCACCGCCGACGGCGGCCGGATGCTGAAGGGGCAGATAGCCGTGACCGCCACCCGGCCTACGCAGCCGGTGGTCAGCTCCGGCGGCGGATCCGGGAACCTGGCCCTGGGCAAGGCGACCTCGGCCAGCGGCACCTCGCAGAACTTCGTGCCGGCGAATGCCGTGGACGGGGATCCGAACACCTATTGGGAGAGCGTCAACAACGCGTTCCCGCAGTGGTTCCAGGTCGATCTGGGCTCGGCGGCGTCGGTCGGTTCGGTGGTGATGAAGCTGCCGGCCTCGTGGGGTGCCCGCACGCAGACCCTGACGCTGGCCGGCAGCACCGACGGCTCGACGTTCACCACGCTGGCCGGACCCGCCGGCTACACCTTCGATCCGTCCACGGGCAACACGGTCACGGTCAACGTCGGCACCGCCTCAGCCCGCTACCTGCGGGCCACGTTCACGGCGAACACCGGCTGGCCCGCCGGGCAGCTCTCGGAGTTCCAGGTCTTCGCGCCCACCGGCGGCGGCGACACCACACCGCCCACCGCCCCGACCAACCTCGCGGTCACCGGCCACAACTCGACCAGCGTGTCGCTGAGCTGGACCGCGTCCACCGACAACGTCGGGGTCACCGGCTACCAGGTGCGGGTGAACGGCACGACGTCGGTGACGACGACCGGTACGTCGACGACCGTCGGCGGGCTGTCCCCGTCCACGACGTACACGTTCACCGTCGTAGCCACGGATGCGGCCGGAAACCTTTCCCAGCCCTCGGCCTCGGTGTCGGCGACGACGGACGCGGCCTCGAACTCGAACCTGGCGCTCGGCAAGGCGACCTCCGAGAGCGGCCACACGCAGAGCTACGCGTCGTCGAACACCGTCGACGGCAACGCGAACACGTACTGGGAGAGCGTGGACAACGCCTTCCCGCAGTGGCTGATGGTCGATCTGGGAGCGGTGACGTCGGTGTCCCGGATCGTGCTGAAGCTGCCGCCGGCCACGGCGTGGGCCGCCCGGACCCAGACGCTGACGGTCACCGGCGGCGCGGACAGCAGCGCGTCGTCGACGCTGGTCGGCTCGGCGGGGTATCTCTTCGACCCGGCGACCGGCAACACGGTCACGATCACGTTCCCGGCGAGCAGCGTGCGCTATGTGCGGCTGACGTTCACCGCGAACACCGGGTGGCCGGCCGGTCAGATATCGGAGTTCGAGGTCTACGCGAGCTGA